A genomic segment from Psychrobacter arcticus 273-4 encodes:
- the ftsH gene encoding ATP-dependent zinc metalloprotease FtsH — MSDMVKNTLLWLVVIGVLVLVFSGFDKSSEPDNLNYSEFVTAVSENQVASVEIDGEQITGEKKNGSEFETIRPAVMDDELMPLLRENKVEVQGTAPKRQSVLMQLLIASFPILLIIGLFLFFMRNMQGGAGGKGGGPMSFGKSKAKMLTEDQIKVNFEDVAGCEEAKEEVVEVVEFLRDPDKFTKLGATIPRGILMVGPPGTGKTLLARAIAGEAKVPFFSISGSDFVEMFVGVGASRVRDMFEQAKKSAPCIIFIDEIDAVGRHRGSGMGGGNDEREQTLNQLLVEMDGFEGNEGVIVIAATNRADVLDKALLRPGRFDRQVQVGLPDIKGREQILKVHLKKLPNTIGVDAHALARGTPGFSGAQLANLVNEAALFAARRNKRSVDMNDFEDAKDKLYMGPERKSMVIREEERRATAYHEAGHALVAELLPGTDPVHKVTIMPRGFALGVTWQLPEHDQISLYKSKMLSDIAILFGGRIAEEVFIHQQSTGASNDFERATKMARAMVTKYGMSDALGIMVYEDDDSSQGYFGGGSRTISEATQQKVDEEVRRMLEEQYDIARELIEGNQEKMHAMVDALMKWETIDRDQLQAILAGEQPRPPRVYQHHEVNLSKDDVKTTGVTPPPLPAM; from the coding sequence GTGAGCGACATGGTAAAAAATACCTTATTGTGGCTGGTGGTAATCGGCGTTTTAGTGCTGGTGTTTAGCGGCTTTGATAAATCATCTGAGCCCGATAACCTTAACTACTCTGAATTTGTGACCGCAGTGTCAGAAAATCAAGTAGCCAGTGTTGAGATCGATGGCGAGCAAATCACCGGCGAAAAGAAAAATGGTTCTGAATTTGAAACCATTCGTCCAGCTGTGATGGATGACGAGCTGATGCCATTGCTACGTGAAAATAAAGTTGAAGTCCAAGGCACTGCACCGAAGCGCCAAAGCGTATTGATGCAATTGCTGATAGCCAGTTTCCCAATTTTGCTGATTATTGGTCTGTTTTTATTTTTTATGCGTAACATGCAAGGTGGTGCTGGCGGCAAAGGCGGCGGACCGATGAGCTTCGGTAAATCAAAAGCCAAAATGCTAACGGAAGACCAAATCAAAGTAAATTTTGAAGATGTTGCCGGTTGTGAAGAAGCCAAAGAAGAAGTGGTTGAAGTCGTCGAGTTCTTACGTGACCCTGATAAATTTACCAAGCTTGGTGCGACGATTCCACGTGGTATTTTGATGGTTGGTCCTCCGGGTACGGGTAAAACGCTATTGGCTAGAGCCATTGCGGGTGAAGCTAAGGTACCTTTCTTCTCAATTTCAGGTTCTGATTTTGTTGAGATGTTTGTGGGTGTTGGTGCGTCACGTGTCCGTGATATGTTCGAACAAGCGAAAAAAAGCGCTCCTTGTATCATCTTTATCGATGAGATTGACGCTGTCGGTCGTCATCGTGGCTCAGGTATGGGCGGCGGTAACGATGAGCGTGAGCAAACATTGAACCAATTGTTGGTTGAGATGGATGGTTTTGAGGGCAATGAAGGCGTCATCGTCATTGCTGCCACCAACCGTGCAGACGTTCTTGATAAAGCACTATTGCGTCCGGGTCGTTTTGACCGTCAGGTTCAAGTTGGCTTGCCAGACATCAAAGGTCGTGAGCAAATTCTTAAAGTGCATTTGAAAAAACTGCCTAATACTATTGGTGTTGACGCTCATGCCTTAGCTCGTGGTACGCCAGGATTTAGTGGTGCGCAGCTTGCTAACCTTGTTAATGAAGCAGCATTGTTTGCTGCTCGTCGTAACAAGCGCAGCGTTGATATGAATGATTTTGAAGACGCAAAAGATAAGCTCTATATGGGTCCTGAGCGTAAATCAATGGTCATACGTGAAGAAGAGCGCCGCGCTACTGCTTATCATGAAGCAGGCCATGCGCTAGTCGCTGAACTGCTACCGGGTACTGATCCTGTCCATAAAGTCACTATTATGCCGCGCGGATTTGCGCTTGGCGTCACTTGGCAGTTGCCTGAACATGATCAAATCAGTCTATATAAGTCAAAAATGCTGAGTGATATTGCGATTTTATTTGGTGGCCGTATTGCTGAAGAAGTATTTATCCATCAGCAATCAACTGGTGCCTCTAACGACTTTGAGCGCGCAACCAAAATGGCGCGTGCCATGGTGACTAAATACGGTATGTCTGACGCGCTTGGTATCATGGTCTATGAAGATGATGACAGCTCGCAAGGTTATTTTGGTGGCGGCAGCCGTACCATATCAGAAGCTACTCAGCAAAAGGTGGATGAAGAAGTACGCCGTATGCTAGAGGAGCAATATGATATTGCTCGTGAATTGATTGAAGGCAATCAAGAAAAAATGCATGCTATGGTTGACGCTTTGATGAAATGGGAAACTATTGACCGTGATCAATTGCAAGCTATCTTAGCCGGTGAACAGCCTCGTCCACCAAGAGTTTATCAGCATCACGAAGTAAACTTATCAAAGGATGATGTAAAAACAACCGGAGTAACCCCTCCGCCATTACCAGCGATGTAA
- a CDS encoding RlmE family RNA methyltransferase: MATRIENKKLSKSSSAWMKEHIDDHYVQKAQKDGYRARAAYKLLEINEKTNLIKKGMTVVDLGSAPGSWSQVAGQLVGEKGILIASDILPMDTLPDVTFIQGDFREPEVFDHIMAEVGDRQVDVVLSDMAPNTAGNSAIDQPRMMYLCELAVDFALATLPEGGALIMKVFQGEGTQELRKQMQADFSKIRSIKPGASRPRSKEMFWIAIK, encoded by the coding sequence TTGGCCACACGTATTGAAAACAAAAAGTTGTCAAAAAGCAGTAGTGCTTGGATGAAAGAGCATATTGATGATCATTATGTGCAAAAGGCCCAAAAAGATGGCTACCGTGCCCGCGCTGCCTATAAATTATTAGAAATAAATGAAAAAACCAATCTGATAAAAAAAGGCATGACAGTCGTCGATTTGGGCAGTGCCCCTGGCAGCTGGTCTCAAGTCGCTGGTCAGCTGGTCGGTGAAAAAGGTATTTTGATTGCCTCTGATATTTTGCCAATGGATACCTTGCCAGACGTTACTTTTATTCAAGGTGACTTTCGCGAGCCAGAAGTTTTTGACCATATAATGGCTGAGGTTGGTGATAGACAAGTCGATGTGGTGCTGTCTGATATGGCGCCCAATACGGCGGGTAATAGTGCTATTGACCAGCCGCGTATGATGTACTTATGTGAGCTTGCAGTCGATTTCGCGTTGGCAACCTTACCAGAAGGTGGCGCGCTTATTATGAAAGTGTTTCAAGGCGAGGGTACACAAGAATTACGCAAGCAGATGCAGGCGGATTTTAGTAAAATCCGTAGTATTAAGCCTGGCGCTTCTAGACCGCGCTCAAAAGAGATGTTTTGGATTGCGATTAAGTAA
- a CDS encoding YhbY family RNA-binding protein: MQLDNATIKRLKGIGHDLKPIVMIGNKGVTPSITEEIDRALSDHELIKIKLPAGTKEERDVIGAELAATAKATLIHSIGRMALLLRKNPNANPKLSNLARNA, translated from the coding sequence ATGCAACTTGATAACGCAACCATCAAACGCCTAAAAGGCATTGGTCATGATCTTAAACCGATCGTTATGATTGGCAATAAAGGCGTCACGCCAAGCATCACTGAAGAGATTGATCGCGCTTTATCAGATCATGAACTCATCAAAATAAAATTGCCTGCTGGTACCAAGGAAGAGCGTGATGTGATCGGCGCTGAGCTTGCTGCTACTGCGAAGGCAACTTTGATTCACTCAATTGGTCGTATGGCGCTATTGCTACGTAAAAACCCAAATGCCAATCCTAAGCTTTCAAATCTTGCCCGTAATGCGTAA
- a CDS encoding DOMON-like domain-containing protein, whose amino-acid sequence MSQIFDLYVATETLADDAQQLGVTVEALQDISVQVSATLIAQPEAYLQLAYRVTLPLKCLATQLTWPKWQSNKVGFNDYLWEQTCLECFLAGRLIGKNYSIHNDSLLDHNDRTTNKTTSYIEINASPDGQYALYEFDSYRNPATLPPKPVLQADRQTHAFIDWNNISKLQTASQTSASQLYQYERRFRIPLSQWYDDATCDSGYDRVLDYIHPCVILSFDATVLYFAPKHAAPPDFHNRQYWTPFDRLAALTK is encoded by the coding sequence ATGAGCCAAATTTTTGATTTATACGTAGCGACTGAAACCTTAGCAGATGACGCGCAGCAACTTGGCGTGACGGTAGAAGCTTTACAGGATATTAGTGTACAGGTAAGCGCAACGCTTATAGCGCAGCCGGAAGCTTACTTGCAGCTAGCGTATCGTGTGACGTTACCTCTTAAGTGCCTAGCTACTCAATTAACTTGGCCGAAGTGGCAATCAAATAAGGTCGGCTTTAATGATTATCTGTGGGAGCAAACTTGTCTGGAGTGCTTTTTAGCAGGCCGCTTAATCGGTAAAAACTATTCGATACATAATGACAGTCTGCTAGATCATAATGATAGAACCACCAATAAGACAACGTCCTATATTGAGATCAATGCCAGTCCTGACGGTCAGTATGCGCTTTATGAGTTTGATAGCTATCGCAATCCTGCGACACTACCGCCAAAACCTGTCTTACAAGCTGATAGACAGACACACGCTTTTATTGATTGGAATAATATCTCAAAGCTGCAAACTGCGTCTCAAACGTCAGCTTCTCAGCTTTATCAGTATGAGCGCCGTTTTAGAATACCTTTGAGTCAATGGTATGATGACGCTACTTGTGATTCCGGTTATGACCGCGTTCTCGACTACATACATCCTTGCGTCATTTTGTCATTTGACGCTACGGTTTTATATTTTGCACCCAAACATGCCGCTCCACCCGACTTTCATAATCGTCAGTATTGGACACCATTTGATAGGCTAGCAGCCCTTACCAAGTAA
- a CDS encoding CHAP domain-containing protein, protein MKQALLILSVLGMGVAQTSGAAETTFQSNNTLSHTITNITTSANYGSSRNIYSTNSGAYVSSNDEISQAIDNLSAHAKQKEYQLASLTNRLSYEQRQQKVSSVPDRYSAPAIAAANASRVALSSSTGYCARYVRKALQSAGYEFTPNPSAYQYASRGTLSQAGFTKISNNMQPQVGDVIVYDRSSNRPHGHIQIFDGNDWVSDFRQNSISPYSGVYAYTTWRDSKYVDDASDRGIYLAMADK, encoded by the coding sequence ATGAAACAAGCTTTATTAATTTTGTCAGTATTGGGAATGGGCGTAGCACAGACAAGTGGTGCTGCCGAAACAACCTTTCAATCAAATAATACCTTGAGTCATACCATTACAAATATCACTACTTCTGCGAACTACGGTTCTAGTCGTAACATTTACAGCACCAATAGCGGTGCATATGTTTCTAGCAATGATGAAATCAGCCAAGCAATCGACAATCTAAGCGCGCATGCAAAACAAAAAGAATATCAGCTTGCTTCGCTAACCAATCGTTTGTCTTATGAGCAGCGTCAGCAGAAAGTAAGTTCAGTGCCAGATCGTTATTCGGCTCCTGCTATTGCAGCAGCAAATGCATCACGAGTCGCTTTATCTAGTAGCACAGGCTACTGTGCTCGTTATGTCCGTAAAGCGCTACAATCGGCGGGCTACGAGTTTACGCCTAACCCTTCAGCGTATCAGTATGCCTCTCGCGGCACACTCTCACAAGCTGGCTTTACCAAAATCAGTAATAACATGCAGCCTCAAGTGGGTGATGTTATTGTCTATGATCGCTCATCAAACCGTCCACATGGCCATATCCAAATCTTTGATGGTAATGATTGGGTGTCTGACTTCCGTCAAAACAGCATCAGCCCATACAGTGGTGTCTATGCTTATACAACATGGCGCGATTCCAAATATGTTGATGACGCATCGGACCGTGGCATCTACCTTGCTATGGCTGACAAATAA
- a CDS encoding DciA family protein yields the protein MSKKNPNRLATLIDHQAFAGSALPQSLSDSMRLYVQATTEIKALLVDCLPEEILNSCWVVGLTSEQLTLSVESVTAANHIRYLQSAYLQVLTEQSITFKQLKQIRVVVAKKSADNHYSKSSSALSESRSMSVKAHENQALSQNTKRTIAQTAEHVTTDENLKKALLRLINS from the coding sequence ATGTCCAAAAAAAACCCTAACCGCCTTGCTACTCTCATCGATCATCAAGCTTTTGCTGGTAGTGCGCTACCTCAAAGCCTATCTGATAGTATGCGTTTATATGTACAAGCGACCACTGAAATAAAAGCGCTTTTAGTAGATTGTCTACCTGAGGAAATCCTCAATAGCTGCTGGGTCGTAGGCTTAACGTCTGAACAACTGACACTCAGTGTCGAGTCGGTAACTGCTGCCAATCATATTCGCTATTTACAGAGCGCGTATTTGCAGGTGTTAACAGAGCAGTCAATTACATTTAAACAACTCAAGCAAATTCGCGTCGTCGTAGCCAAGAAATCTGCCGATAATCATTATTCTAAATCATCATCAGCCTTGTCAGAATCACGCTCAATGTCCGTTAAAGCCCATGAAAATCAGGCTCTTAGCCAAAACACAAAGCGGACTATAGCACAGACAGCAGAGCATGTCACCACTGATGAAAACCTCAAAAAAGCACTCTTGCGCCTCATAAATTCGTAA
- the lpxC gene encoding UDP-3-O-acyl-N-acetylglucosamine deacetylase, whose amino-acid sequence MNQRTIKTAIAVTGTGLHSGQPVDLEFQPQPIDTGIVFERSDIVGSTPIPASAFLVQDTMMSSNLVFGGTRVGTVEHLLSAIAGLGVDNLLIRVSASEIPIMDGSAAPFVGLLLQAGLCEQDALKKFIRIVRTVRVKVDDKWAELRPYSGFELNFEIDFDHPAIDKDFQHAQLQFSTQNFIEQLSSARTFGFLRDIEAMRQNNLALGGSMDNAIVIDEANILNEEGLRFNDEFVRHKILDALGDLYLIGYPILGRFNAYKSGHALNNLLVREILSDHNNFEIVTFDDNVTCPIEYLPLNGITVEG is encoded by the coding sequence ATGAACCAACGAACCATAAAAACAGCAATCGCCGTTACAGGTACTGGTCTTCATAGTGGTCAACCTGTTGATTTAGAGTTTCAGCCGCAACCAATTGATACTGGAATCGTCTTTGAGCGTTCTGATATTGTTGGCAGCACACCCATCCCTGCCAGTGCCTTTTTGGTACAAGATACCATGATGTCATCCAATCTGGTATTTGGTGGTACCCGTGTCGGTACGGTTGAGCATTTGCTCAGTGCCATAGCAGGACTTGGTGTTGATAATCTACTAATTCGTGTATCAGCATCAGAGATACCTATCATGGATGGCAGTGCTGCGCCATTTGTAGGATTGTTATTACAAGCAGGTTTGTGTGAACAAGATGCTTTAAAGAAGTTCATTAGAATTGTACGTACTGTACGTGTCAAAGTTGATGATAAATGGGCAGAGCTACGTCCTTACAGTGGATTTGAGCTGAATTTCGAGATTGATTTTGACCATCCTGCGATTGATAAAGATTTTCAGCATGCCCAATTGCAGTTTTCCACACAAAACTTCATTGAACAATTAAGCTCAGCACGTACTTTTGGTTTTTTACGTGATATTGAAGCCATGCGTCAGAACAATTTGGCATTAGGCGGCAGCATGGACAATGCGATTGTCATCGATGAAGCAAATATTTTGAATGAAGAAGGTCTACGTTTTAATGACGAATTTGTCCGTCATAAAATTCTAGATGCACTTGGTGATTTATATTTGATTGGCTATCCGATTCTAGGTCGTTTTAATGCTTATAAATCTGGTCACGCTTTAAATAATTTATTGGTGCGTGAGATTTTATCCGACCACAATAACTTTGAAATTGTAACTTTTGATGACAATGTAACATGTCCTATCGAATATTTACCTTTGAATGGTATAACTGTCGAAGGATGA
- the ftsZ gene encoding cell division protein FtsZ — MSKYTMPDDNQLQNNGQASFTVFGVGGGGGNAVEHMVQQGIRGVTFVCANTDKQALDRLTAPHKLQLGAKTNRGLGAGANPEVGREAAESDEEAIRALLEHSDMVFITAGMGGGTGTGAAPVVARIAKEMEVLTVAVVTTPFKFEGGKRIKAAKAGIEQLTNFVDSIITIPNDKLMSVYGNISMQDAFKKADDVLLHAVQGIAETIASEGMINIDFNDIRTAMTAKGHAMMGIGRASGDDRARQATEKAIRSPLLDDLRLENAKGLLVNVISSESLSLDEMSKISVIVEEITDIDEAHIFYGSVIDEKMGDDLHVTVIATGLTLDENAGEEPEVVEQPVPSVNSTQPVDPNLHTSALNSQKQSQAQYQENPIRSNTVPEQTKSKTNSIQDYLKRQQNK; from the coding sequence ATGTCAAAATACACCATGCCTGATGATAATCAGCTTCAAAATAATGGCCAGGCAAGCTTCACTGTATTCGGTGTAGGCGGCGGCGGCGGTAATGCAGTTGAACATATGGTACAGCAAGGGATTAGAGGTGTAACTTTTGTCTGTGCGAATACGGACAAACAGGCGCTTGATCGTTTGACCGCACCGCATAAATTGCAACTTGGCGCAAAAACCAATCGTGGGCTTGGCGCAGGGGCGAATCCAGAAGTGGGTCGTGAAGCGGCAGAAAGTGATGAAGAAGCGATTCGTGCCTTACTTGAGCATTCAGATATGGTCTTTATCACCGCCGGCATGGGCGGTGGTACGGGTACGGGTGCTGCACCAGTCGTAGCGCGTATTGCTAAAGAGATGGAAGTATTGACCGTTGCCGTAGTCACCACGCCGTTCAAATTTGAAGGCGGCAAACGTATCAAGGCTGCCAAAGCGGGTATCGAGCAGCTTACCAATTTTGTTGACTCTATCATTACCATTCCAAATGACAAGCTGATGAGTGTCTACGGCAACATCTCTATGCAAGATGCCTTTAAAAAAGCAGATGATGTGTTATTGCATGCGGTTCAAGGTATTGCTGAAACTATCGCTAGCGAAGGTATGATCAACATTGACTTTAACGATATTCGTACAGCAATGACCGCTAAGGGTCATGCTATGATGGGTATCGGTCGTGCCAGTGGCGATGATCGTGCGCGTCAAGCCACTGAAAAAGCCATTAGATCGCCACTGCTTGATGATTTGCGTCTAGAGAATGCCAAGGGCTTACTCGTCAACGTGATATCGTCTGAATCTTTGTCTTTAGATGAGATGAGCAAAATCAGTGTCATCGTCGAAGAAATTACTGATATCGATGAAGCGCATATCTTCTATGGCTCAGTGATTGATGAGAAAATGGGTGACGATTTACACGTTACAGTTATCGCAACCGGTTTAACCTTGGATGAAAATGCTGGTGAAGAGCCTGAAGTAGTAGAACAGCCTGTGCCTTCTGTAAACAGTACACAACCTGTTGACCCAAACTTGCATACCAGTGCATTAAACAGTCAAAAACAGTCTCAAGCTCAGTATCAAGAAAACCCAATTCGCTCAAATACGGTGCCTGAACAGACTAAAAGCAAGACCAATAGCATTCAAGACTATCTAAAGCGTCAGCAAAACAAATAG
- the ftsA gene encoding cell division protein FtsA, which yields MKNTENLVVVHLSATAVYVVIGSVVSAKDIRIMGVGQVKNSDFYQGQIKHRERLQGAIKQAIQEAEDTANCRVHSVWLTMATPELLSKNSAGDVRVEDEFVRTKDMVQALSNAKSQDLSSDYYLMHCCQQGIYIDNQEFMVDDAIDMVAHNIAVMYHMMMMPVAGRQNIQKLLQSCDVGIDHIVFDAVTSAEYSLMSEERQQGVCLVDIGASTTSICVYKENKLIFTHCIATGSHEVTMDISADVGISMIEAEKLKKSHGTVDVNSVDPSSFFLFKPQGSGDEINIGIYNLARIIEARYVQIFTEVVRQLHEADLLGYIDKGIVLTGGGSAIKGMIPFAKKLLKMPVVLTNTHPAISTYNHFDNDESFKQLNLQVNDRAYQTAFGTLLYSQSEQFRRSEKSEPEAIQKNRVTGVFQSAGQRFASVLKKIL from the coding sequence ATGAAAAATACTGAAAATCTGGTTGTTGTCCATTTAAGTGCCACGGCAGTGTATGTCGTTATTGGTAGCGTTGTGTCTGCAAAAGACATCCGTATTATGGGTGTGGGGCAAGTTAAAAATAGCGATTTTTATCAAGGTCAAATCAAGCATCGCGAACGTTTGCAGGGCGCTATCAAACAGGCTATTCAAGAAGCGGAAGATACCGCCAACTGCCGCGTGCATAGTGTATGGCTTACGATGGCAACTCCTGAGCTATTGAGCAAAAATAGTGCTGGCGATGTTAGAGTAGAAGATGAATTCGTCCGTACTAAAGACATGGTGCAAGCGCTCTCAAACGCTAAATCGCAAGATTTGTCATCTGATTATTATTTAATGCATTGTTGTCAGCAAGGTATTTATATCGATAACCAAGAGTTTATGGTTGATGATGCCATTGACATGGTGGCGCACAACATTGCTGTGATGTATCACATGATGATGATGCCGGTTGCTGGTCGTCAAAATATCCAAAAACTATTGCAAAGCTGTGATGTTGGTATTGATCATATTGTGTTCGATGCGGTAACCAGTGCAGAATATAGCTTGATGAGCGAAGAGCGCCAACAAGGCGTTTGCTTAGTGGATATAGGTGCCAGCACCACAAGTATTTGTGTTTATAAAGAAAACAAGCTGATTTTTACCCATTGTATCGCAACGGGCAGTCATGAAGTGACGATGGATATTTCAGCAGACGTTGGTATCTCGATGATAGAGGCTGAAAAGCTGAAAAAATCGCATGGTACAGTTGATGTCAATAGTGTAGATCCAAGTTCATTTTTCCTGTTTAAACCGCAAGGGTCAGGTGATGAAATCAACATTGGTATCTACAACCTTGCTCGTATTATTGAAGCCCGTTACGTGCAGATTTTCACTGAAGTGGTTCGCCAATTGCATGAAGCGGACTTATTAGGCTATATTGATAAGGGTATTGTGCTCACAGGCGGCGGTAGTGCTATTAAAGGCATGATACCCTTTGCCAAAAAATTACTAAAAATGCCAGTGGTATTGACCAACACGCACCCTGCGATTAGTACTTACAATCATTTTGATAATGATGAATCCTTTAAGCAGCTGAATCTTCAGGTTAATGATCGGGCTTATCAAACGGCATTTGGTACACTATTATATAGTCAAAGCGAGCAGTTTCGCCGCAGTGAAAAAAGCGAGCCTGAGGCGATTCAAAAAAATCGCGTCACAGGCGTTTTTCAAAGTGCCGGTCAACGTTTTGCCAGTGTACTAAAAAAGATATTATAA
- a CDS encoding cell division protein FtsQ/DivIB, with protein sequence MAQAVNDVADLMNDKTRHPKSNFQVPTAVRYFFTILVLGLLILILIMGGKALRDAPPAAIHVNHQGLTVAEYRALQHVMNQQSVSNFFTSDLQALRDITTGLAWVDQVSISRDWQRGIVVTVLPKQAVANFGTERLVDATGNVFVPADSRDLTQEDFATLQGDMTQAPVIMQQMQQVNDWYAPLGLQVEDIILSPRMTWLIRFDNGLRIIVDNENTAQKLLNLSQLLGNQLKNRRDEMQSVDLRYKNGFTIAWNIAPPKDNETPVNEKPPSETPL encoded by the coding sequence ATGGCTCAAGCTGTCAATGACGTCGCTGACTTGATGAATGATAAAACCCGTCACCCAAAATCAAACTTTCAAGTACCCACTGCGGTCAGATATTTTTTTACAATATTGGTGCTCGGGTTATTAATACTAATATTGATAATGGGCGGTAAGGCTTTACGTGATGCACCTCCAGCAGCTATTCATGTTAATCATCAAGGATTGACGGTCGCCGAATATCGAGCGCTGCAGCATGTCATGAATCAGCAAAGTGTGAGTAACTTCTTTACCTCTGATTTGCAGGCGCTGCGAGATATCACCACTGGTTTGGCTTGGGTTGATCAGGTCAGTATCAGTCGTGATTGGCAGCGAGGTATAGTGGTCACGGTATTGCCTAAGCAGGCAGTGGCAAATTTTGGTACTGAGCGTTTAGTAGATGCAACAGGCAATGTGTTTGTCCCTGCTGATAGTAGAGATTTAACGCAAGAGGATTTTGCAACTTTGCAAGGTGATATGACGCAGGCACCAGTCATTATGCAGCAGATGCAGCAAGTCAATGACTGGTATGCGCCGCTTGGCTTACAAGTTGAAGATATCATTTTGTCGCCAAGAATGACGTGGCTGATTCGTTTTGATAATGGGTTACGTATTATCGTTGATAATGAAAATACGGCACAAAAGCTGCTGAATTTGAGCCAGCTATTGGGTAATCAATTAAAAAACCGCCGTGATGAGATGCAGTCGGTAGATCTTCGTTACAAAAACGGATTTACGATTGCATGGAATATAGCGCCGCCAAAAGATAATGAGACACCCGTAAACGAAAAACCCCCAAGCGAAACACCTCTATAA
- a CDS encoding IS982 family transposase: MPIDEFIINIYLMVEQYYKIVVTEPLRGAGYAPKLSDPEIICMELVGEFLNLDQDKQIWQYFTQHWQAWFPAIGSYPNFAKHCANLWQVKQRIQDNVSQLEGRDNIHFMDGFPIPVCHYGRAYRHKNYQDLAAFSYCAAKQERYYGFEGHLLVNLSGMIKGFTFAPANVDERAVAPDITDNIYGLLGADKGYISPSLTQYYDAQGVDLQTPLRANMKEDRPKPVVKRLMKARRIVETVIGQLSERFNIQRVRARDLWHLSHRLIRKILSHNLCFVLNKKLGNPPLQFELLISS; encoded by the coding sequence ATGCCCATAGACGAATTTATCATCAATATCTATTTAATGGTAGAGCAATATTACAAAATAGTCGTTACTGAACCCTTGCGAGGTGCAGGTTACGCGCCAAAGCTGAGTGATCCTGAGATCATTTGCATGGAACTGGTCGGTGAATTTTTAAACCTTGATCAAGACAAACAGATTTGGCAATATTTTACCCAGCACTGGCAAGCCTGGTTTCCAGCCATAGGCTCATATCCTAACTTCGCAAAGCATTGCGCGAATCTGTGGCAAGTCAAACAGCGGATACAAGATAACGTCAGTCAACTTGAGGGCCGTGACAACATCCATTTTATGGATGGTTTTCCGATACCCGTCTGTCATTATGGACGCGCTTATCGGCATAAAAACTATCAAGACTTAGCGGCTTTTAGCTACTGTGCGGCTAAGCAAGAGAGGTACTATGGCTTTGAAGGACATTTGCTTGTTAACTTATCGGGCATGATTAAAGGCTTTACCTTTGCTCCTGCCAATGTTGATGAAAGAGCGGTTGCGCCTGATATTACTGACAATATCTATGGTTTGCTCGGCGCTGATAAAGGGTATATCAGCCCTAGTCTCACTCAGTACTACGACGCTCAAGGAGTGGATTTACAAACGCCACTCAGAGCTAACATGAAAGAGGATAGACCCAAACCTGTGGTAAAACGGCTAATGAAAGCCCGCCGTATCGTTGAAACAGTCATTGGTCAGCTATCAGAACGATTTAATATACAAAGGGTACGAGCAAGAGATTTATGGCATTTGTCTCATCGATTGATTCGTAAAATTCTGTCACATAATCTATGCTTTGTACTCAACAAAAAACTTGGTAACCCGCCACTTCAGTTTGAATTGCTTATTTCAAGTTGA